One genomic region from Brevinematales bacterium encodes:
- the gcvT gene encoding glycine cleavage system aminomethyltransferase GcvT, which produces MNIKNTPIYESHLRANARMTDFAGWNLPIQYTGIIDEALHCRKSVSLFDTCHMGQFSFKGDIRKSGIENAFCFPISDIKIGRCRYGFILNGIGGIIDDLIVYRIAVDELMIVVNAATTENDFKTIGQDIAGGCEYKNISDITAKIDVQGPLSRDLMAERFGEQIRSIPYFGFMKMNIMGRDAIISRTGYTGELGYEIYIDASAAAKLWDSLLEDERVKPAGLGARDILRLEMGYCLYGSDIDDMTSPIEADLGVFVVTDKEYRGIRGILQQKEQGVPRIRAGFITHSRRSPRHGYRIFHDDAMSGEITSGTFSPTLNSGIGMGYIDTALAKPGTKVVLSDGRVSIDAEIAEFPLYKKGTARNK; this is translated from the coding sequence ATGAATATCAAGAATACCCCGATCTACGAATCGCATCTTCGCGCCAACGCGAGAATGACCGATTTCGCGGGATGGAACCTGCCTATCCAGTACACCGGTATTATCGACGAAGCTCTCCACTGCCGGAAATCGGTATCTCTATTCGATACCTGCCATATGGGGCAATTCTCCTTCAAGGGCGATATCCGGAAGAGCGGTATCGAGAATGCATTCTGTTTCCCTATATCCGATATAAAAATAGGACGCTGCCGTTACGGGTTTATCCTCAACGGTATCGGCGGGATTATCGACGACCTCATCGTCTACCGTATCGCGGTGGACGAACTAATGATAGTAGTAAACGCCGCGACTACGGAAAACGACTTCAAGACTATCGGGCAGGATATCGCCGGCGGCTGCGAATATAAAAATATTTCCGATATTACCGCGAAAATCGACGTACAGGGGCCGCTTTCACGCGACCTGATGGCCGAACGTTTCGGCGAGCAGATCCGTTCCATCCCCTATTTCGGCTTCATGAAGATGAATATCATGGGCAGGGACGCGATAATCAGCCGCACAGGATATACCGGCGAGCTGGGATACGAAATCTATATCGACGCTTCTGCCGCCGCGAAACTTTGGGATTCCCTCCTTGAGGACGAGCGTGTAAAGCCCGCCGGACTGGGCGCGCGCGATATACTCCGTCTCGAGATGGGGTATTGCCTCTACGGGAGCGATATCGACGATATGACCTCGCCTATCGAGGCGGATTTGGGCGTATTCGTCGTCACCGATAAGGAATACCGCGGCATCAGGGGGATTCTCCAACAGAAGGAGCAGGGAGTTCCGCGTATCCGCGCGGGATTTATCACCCATTCCCGCCGTTCACCGCGCCACGGATATAGAATATTTCACGACGATGCGATGTCCGGCGAGATCACAAGCGGGACATTTTCACCCACCCTCAATTCCGGCATCGGGATGGGGTATATCGATACAGCGCTGGCGAAACCAGGCACGAAGGTAGTCCTGTCCGACGGACGGGTGTCTATCGACGCCGAAATCGCCGAATTCCCGCTCTATAAAAAAGGTACCGCAAGAAATAAGTAG
- the gcvH gene encoding glycine cleavage system protein GcvH has protein sequence MQYPDQLRYSQSHEWVSADGKTAKIGISDFAQHSLGDIVFIQLPEIGASVKAGDSVCEIESVKAASSIYTPVSGKITAVNEALNDTPELVNQKPYDAYIFLVEMSDPSEMNALLDSKKYAELCEKESGAH, from the coding sequence ATGCAGTATCCCGATCAGTTACGTTATTCCCAATCCCATGAATGGGTCTCCGCGGACGGAAAGACCGCGAAAATAGGCATATCCGATTTCGCGCAGCATTCGCTCGGCGACATCGTATTCATACAGCTCCCGGAAATCGGGGCGAGCGTTAAAGCGGGAGATTCCGTATGCGAAATCGAATCCGTTAAGGCCGCTAGCTCTATCTACACACCCGTATCCGGTAAAATTACCGCGGTAAACGAGGCTTTGAACGATACGCCCGAACTGGTCAACCAGAAGCCCTACGACGCGTACATATTCTTGGTGGAAATGTCCGATCCGTCGGAGATGAACGCCCTGCTCGACTCGAAGAAGTACGCCGAACTCTGCGAAAAGGAATCCGGTGCCCACTAA
- the gcvPA gene encoding aminomethyl-transferring glycine dehydrogenase subunit GcvPA, which yields MRNSYTPHTEQDVKSMLDTIGVGSIEELFSPIPRELRVKSFNLAPGLSEFDALNKMQSLSARNNTQDVQFMGGGFYDHFIPATADALASRGDFYTAYTPYQPEASQGTLQALYEYQTSVCNLFGMDVSNASLYDGGTALAEAVLMAFRATRNRDTVLIDANVNPLYRDIVKSYLSPLGFKIKEIASNDYQLNRKELISAIDEQVASVVLQNPNFFGTVDDYTDIADASHSKGALMILSAYPLSLGLLKSPGEMNADIATAEGQSLGLPLSFGGPYLGILTANEKYIRSMPGRIVGRTVDKDGNDAFVLTLQPREQHIRREKATSNICSNQGLCALRALIYMSLIGRGGLKELSKTIYDKTQYAKKALAGIKSLKIPETPCFNEFVIELPGDAGQFRDALSKKGISAGIPLGTFYPAMKNRLLVAVTEKRTREEIDALAAAIREAVL from the coding sequence ATGCGGAACAGTTATACCCCGCACACGGAGCAGGATGTCAAATCCATGCTCGATACGATAGGCGTCGGCTCTATCGAGGAATTATTCAGCCCGATACCCAGGGAACTCCGGGTAAAAAGTTTTAACCTCGCGCCCGGTCTTTCCGAATTCGACGCGCTGAATAAAATGCAATCCCTGTCCGCGCGCAATAACACGCAGGACGTCCAGTTTATGGGGGGCGGGTTCTACGACCACTTTATCCCCGCTACCGCCGACGCGCTCGCGTCACGGGGCGACTTCTATACCGCGTACACCCCTTATCAGCCGGAAGCCTCGCAGGGCACATTACAGGCGCTCTATGAGTACCAGACATCGGTATGCAACCTTTTCGGTATGGATGTCTCTAATGCCTCGCTGTATGACGGCGGGACGGCGCTCGCCGAAGCGGTGCTCATGGCGTTCCGCGCGACACGTAACCGCGACACGGTGCTGATCGACGCGAATGTCAATCCGCTCTACCGCGATATCGTCAAGTCTTACCTCTCGCCGCTCGGTTTCAAGATAAAAGAAATTGCATCGAACGATTATCAACTGAACCGCAAGGAATTGATTTCCGCTATCGACGAACAGGTCGCGTCGGTCGTTCTACAAAACCCCAACTTTTTCGGCACTGTGGACGATTATACCGATATAGCGGATGCATCGCATTCCAAAGGCGCTCTGATGATCCTTTCGGCATATCCCCTCTCGCTGGGGCTTCTTAAATCTCCCGGAGAGATGAACGCGGATATCGCGACCGCCGAGGGACAATCCCTCGGTCTGCCGCTGAGTTTCGGCGGGCCGTACCTCGGGATACTGACCGCGAATGAAAAATATATCCGCAGTATGCCGGGACGTATCGTCGGGCGTACGGTCGATAAGGACGGGAACGACGCGTTCGTGCTGACCCTTCAGCCCCGCGAACAGCATATCCGCCGTGAGAAAGCCACGTCGAATATATGCAGCAACCAGGGGCTTTGCGCCCTGCGCGCGCTGATATATATGTCTCTGATCGGGCGCGGCGGGCTGAAAGAACTGTCGAAAACCATCTATGATAAAACACAGTATGCTAAAAAGGCTCTTGCCGGGATAAAATCGTTAAAAATACCGGAGACTCCGTGTTTCAACGAGTTCGTGATAGAACTTCCGGGGGACGCGGGACAGTTCAGGGACGCCCTGTCGAAAAAGGGTATTTCAGCGGGAATCCCCCTCGGGACGTTTTATCCCGCGATGAAAAACAGGCTGCTGGTCGCGGTAACGGAAAAACGGACGCGCGAAGAAATAGACGCGCTCGCGGCCGCAATCAGGGAGGCGGTATTATGA
- the gcvPB gene encoding aminomethyl-transferring glycine dehydrogenase subunit GcvPB, which produces MKTPLIFDASVKGRGAAALPASGVPEPAALPANMTRRNEAILPELSELDVVRHFTNLSRKNFSVDTHFYPLGSCTMKYNIKSCERAAAMPGFNDLHPFYTYLPGGSQEVSGALEMIYDFERILSEICGMDGFTCQPMAGAHGEYAGIRMIEAYHKAKGNNKKYVIVPDTSHGTNPASAAMAGYEVITIPSLPDGSMDIDALKSAITSEAAAIMMTCPNTLGLFETGVREISEIAHSHDALMYYDGANLNAILGKVRPGDIGFDVVHINVHKTFGTPHGGGGPGAGPVGVKSVLLPYLPLPKIVKGADGSFSVITDDADSIGKMAPFFGNFGVLVKAYTYTLLLGKEGLIDVAEKAVLNANYIMEKLKPYYDLPYDRRCMHECVFSASAQGKHGVSALDIAKFLIDREIHPPTVYFPLIVKEAMMVEPTETESKETIDGFIGIMIEAARLAETDPAILKNSPVHASIGRPDETKAARQIDVKMNCGL; this is translated from the coding sequence ATGAAAACTCCATTGATATTCGACGCATCCGTTAAGGGGCGCGGAGCGGCGGCATTACCCGCGTCCGGAGTGCCCGAACCGGCGGCTCTTCCCGCGAATATGACACGCCGAAACGAGGCGATACTCCCCGAATTGTCGGAACTCGACGTCGTCAGGCATTTTACCAACCTGTCGCGGAAAAACTTTTCGGTGGATACCCATTTTTACCCGCTCGGTTCCTGCACCATGAAGTACAACATCAAGTCCTGCGAACGCGCCGCGGCGATGCCCGGCTTCAACGACCTGCATCCGTTTTATACCTACCTTCCCGGCGGCTCGCAGGAAGTTTCCGGCGCGCTGGAGATGATCTACGATTTCGAGCGGATACTGTCCGAAATATGCGGGATGGACGGGTTCACCTGCCAGCCGATGGCGGGCGCGCACGGGGAATATGCGGGAATCCGCATGATCGAGGCTTATCATAAAGCTAAAGGGAACAATAAGAAGTACGTCATCGTACCGGATACGTCCCACGGGACGAACCCCGCGAGCGCGGCGATGGCCGGATACGAGGTAATCACGATACCGTCGCTACCCGACGGGAGTATGGATATCGACGCGCTGAAATCGGCGATAACGTCCGAAGCGGCCGCGATTATGATGACATGCCCGAATACGTTAGGGCTATTCGAGACGGGGGTGCGGGAAATCTCCGAAATCGCGCATTCGCACGACGCGCTGATGTATTACGACGGCGCGAACCTGAACGCCATCCTCGGCAAGGTACGCCCCGGCGACATCGGTTTCGACGTCGTGCATATCAATGTCCATAAAACATTCGGCACCCCCCACGGGGGAGGCGGCCCCGGAGCCGGGCCTGTCGGAGTAAAATCCGTACTACTGCCCTATCTCCCGCTGCCGAAGATTGTCAAAGGAGCCGACGGCTCGTTCTCCGTCATCACGGACGACGCGGACTCTATCGGGAAGATGGCGCCGTTCTTCGGGAATTTCGGCGTACTGGTAAAAGCATATACTTATACCCTCCTTCTAGGAAAAGAAGGATTGATAGACGTCGCGGAGAAAGCCGTGCTGAACGCGAATTACATCATGGAGAAGCTCAAGCCCTATTACGATCTGCCCTACGACCGCCGCTGTATGCACGAATGCGTATTTTCCGCGTCCGCGCAGGGAAAACATGGCGTATCGGCGCTCGATATAGCGAAATTCCTCATCGACCGGGAAATCCATCCGCCTACGGTCTATTTCCCGCTCATCGTGAAAGAAGCGATGATGGTCGAACCGACCGAAACGGAAAGCAAGGAAACCATCGACGGATTTATCGGGATTATGATAGAAGCGGCGAGGCTCGCGGAAACCGACCCCGCGATATTGAAGAACTCGCCCGTTCATGCTTCCATCGGACGCCCGGACGAGACTAAAGCCGCGCGCCAGATCGACGTGAAGATGAACTGCGGGTTGTAA
- a CDS encoding lipoate--protein ligase family protein: MEKWRLLVQGSFDAPTNMAIDEFLLNNSDTPVFRLYSWNPACFSIGRFQNPDNVLKPGVPFVRRMTGGGAIYHDAEITYSMVCKPSKQESYSVKDGYRKLSAFLLSAYRKLGQDARYACETDNPSGHELGAPSGYCFSGREEFDIVIGGKKIGGNAQRIVKHRVFQHGSIPLHIIRGNYLPLLVTPSHHSDYTGLSELMGIFPDRGQIAELLIESFSESMGVRFEQSELTHDEWAAIECLIGEKYSDPEWNYPGTKMRAETI, encoded by the coding sequence GTGGAGAAATGGCGCTTACTGGTTCAGGGCTCGTTCGACGCGCCTACCAATATGGCGATCGACGAATTCCTGTTGAACAACAGCGATACCCCGGTATTCCGGCTCTATTCATGGAACCCCGCGTGTTTTTCTATAGGCAGGTTCCAGAACCCGGATAACGTACTGAAACCGGGCGTCCCGTTCGTCCGGCGAATGACCGGTGGCGGCGCGATCTACCATGATGCGGAAATCACTTACAGTATGGTCTGTAAACCTTCCAAGCAGGAAAGCTATTCGGTCAAGGACGGATACCGGAAACTATCCGCGTTCCTTTTATCGGCATACCGGAAACTCGGTCAAGACGCCCGTTACGCGTGCGAAACGGATAACCCGTCCGGCCATGAACTGGGCGCGCCGTCGGGATATTGTTTCTCCGGGCGCGAGGAGTTCGATATTGTCATCGGCGGGAAAAAAATCGGGGGGAACGCGCAGAGAATAGTCAAACACCGCGTTTTCCAGCACGGTTCGATACCGCTCCATATCATCCGGGGGAATTATCTCCCATTACTGGTCACTCCTTCCCACCATAGCGATTATACGGGACTATCCGAACTCATGGGCATATTTCCCGACCGGGGGCAAATCGCCGAGCTGCTGATCGAATCGTTTTCGGAATCGATGGGCGTCCGGTTTGAACAATCGGAGCTTACCCACGATGAATGGGCGGCGATTGAATGTCTGATAGGCGAAAAATATTCCGATCCCGAATGGAATTACCCCGGCACGAAGATGCGGGCCGAGACAATATGA
- the lipA gene encoding lipoyl synthase: MSAYTPKPEWLKKRIDFTEHSELRSLLSAGGLHTICEEALCPNISECCSKKQASFLILGRICTRGCEFCNVAKGKPLRVDTGEPSRVAEAIRKLGLSHAVITSPTRDDLADGGAGVFAETVRAVREVNPNAKVELLVPDFRGDTSAINTVCQSAPDVFGHNIETAPRLYHVRKGAEYRRSMDILAYAHKKYPHIPVKSGLMLGMGETRDEVLGVMKDLVDAGCGFLSLGQYLAPGRDFYPVKEFIRPEIFVEYKDAGLQMGFLHIESGSYVRSSYHASEYLHS, translated from the coding sequence ATGAGCGCTTATACTCCCAAGCCGGAATGGCTGAAAAAACGCATCGATTTCACCGAGCATAGCGAACTCCGGTCGCTCCTGTCCGCCGGCGGGCTTCACACGATCTGCGAGGAAGCGTTATGCCCGAATATTTCGGAATGCTGCAGCAAGAAACAGGCGAGCTTTCTGATACTGGGGCGTATCTGCACCCGGGGGTGCGAATTCTGCAATGTCGCTAAAGGGAAACCCCTGCGGGTCGATACCGGCGAACCGTCGAGGGTGGCGGAGGCAATCAGGAAGCTCGGGCTGTCCCACGCGGTAATTACAAGCCCGACAAGGGACGATCTTGCCGACGGGGGCGCGGGAGTATTCGCGGAAACTGTCCGCGCGGTGCGCGAGGTTAACCCCAATGCGAAGGTGGAACTTCTCGTCCCGGATTTCCGGGGAGATACATCGGCGATCAATACCGTATGCCAATCAGCGCCGGACGTATTCGGGCATAATATTGAAACAGCGCCCCGGTTGTATCATGTTCGAAAAGGCGCGGAGTATCGCCGTTCGATGGACATTCTCGCGTATGCGCATAAGAAGTATCCGCATATCCCGGTAAAGTCGGGATTGATGCTCGGGATGGGCGAGACTCGCGATGAGGTTCTCGGGGTGATGAAGGATTTGGTCGACGCCGGGTGCGGTTTTTTAAGTCTGGGGCAATATCTCGCCCCGGGAAGGGATTTTTACCCGGTGAAGGAATTTATCCGGCCTGAAATATTCGTCGAATATAAAGACGCGGGTCTCCAGATGGGATTCCTGCATATCGAAAGCGGCTCCTATGTCAGAAGCTCTTATCACGCGTCAGAATATCTTCATTCATAA
- the fliD gene encoding flagellar filament capping protein FliD: MKIKIWILLLSICATGFVYAAKVYAPLPGASDKFDTEGTIQKLLEVEKYPMVKLENQNKDLKIEIEILKDFEGFVKDFDNKTADLYNYKSPFKEMLGTSSDPSIVEAIADRNSLKKDYKVKVIQTAKPDSFMSESVSRYKMLSPGKFTITMGKDVAVINFYGGTVDQFAATILEQAGDFLEVRVIKDTADSSIIYISGKKTGQAYKMIFQGDLKPMNELGMLTQGTAKVETKIVNFIRLTSLTTNIPIMDSKQVVLKQGTDAEIDLSAENIVISPSTYMSYECIVKDKLQAPTQADETMPKLPEELMGNVTVSNLINKVTVEGPGLIPFFMEKQTPTSVVSNFTRIITLIFDDGTIIPVNISKSGIYTNNLMMQSGKRIVKMILKNENTHRDYTLKDMKFVTVIDDGGIQAKNPISKACDAIMTIDGIKIVRDNNTIIDVIQGVTFNLKRESPADILVSIDHDYELVKKSIMEWVDSYDKVMSYLSILTKPNLDKTPLSERPDTALANGIYQTESSFNNFRNMLRNAIMNAYVTSLGNQLAVLAQVGIYTKKAGQAGMNSDEFENVKAGILKVDTAELEGALKTKFDALAELFGNDTDHDNIKDTGVAIAAKKVLDFALGAGGFIKNKTQKQVDKMKENEKEIAKIKIHLEDYEQELRIKYGKMNQAIIQSQAQQKWMENNFK, from the coding sequence ATGAAAATAAAGATATGGATTCTTCTTCTATCAATATGCGCCACCGGCTTTGTCTATGCCGCAAAAGTATACGCGCCACTACCCGGAGCCAGCGATAAATTCGATACGGAAGGTACAATCCAGAAACTTCTCGAAGTTGAAAAATACCCGATGGTGAAGCTTGAAAATCAGAATAAAGACCTGAAGATCGAGATAGAGATACTGAAAGACTTTGAAGGATTTGTTAAAGATTTCGATAACAAGACCGCCGACCTCTATAATTACAAGTCCCCGTTTAAAGAGATGCTGGGCACTTCCTCCGATCCGTCGATTGTCGAAGCTATCGCCGACCGTAACTCGCTTAAGAAAGATTATAAGGTTAAGGTTATCCAGACGGCGAAACCCGATTCGTTTATGAGTGAATCCGTATCGCGTTATAAAATGCTCTCACCCGGAAAATTTACCATTACTATGGGAAAGGACGTTGCCGTGATCAATTTTTACGGCGGGACGGTCGACCAGTTCGCGGCGACCATACTCGAACAGGCGGGCGATTTCCTCGAGGTGCGGGTCATCAAGGACACCGCGGATTCGTCTATAATCTATATATCCGGTAAGAAAACCGGCCAAGCCTATAAAATGATATTCCAGGGCGATCTCAAACCAATGAACGAGTTGGGCATGCTGACACAGGGTACCGCTAAGGTGGAAACAAAGATTGTCAATTTTATCCGACTGACATCACTTACGACAAATATCCCGATCATGGATAGTAAACAGGTTGTTCTGAAGCAGGGAACCGATGCGGAAATCGACCTGTCAGCGGAAAATATCGTTATTTCACCATCTACTTATATGTCGTACGAATGTATCGTAAAAGATAAACTTCAAGCGCCGACACAAGCAGATGAAACCATGCCGAAACTCCCCGAAGAATTGATGGGTAACGTTACCGTCAGTAATTTAATCAATAAGGTAACGGTTGAGGGACCGGGACTGATCCCGTTCTTTATGGAGAAACAAACCCCTACCTCGGTGGTATCGAATTTTACACGCATTATTACCCTTATCTTTGACGACGGAACGATTATTCCCGTGAATATTTCCAAAAGCGGGATATATACGAACAACCTGATGATGCAGAGCGGCAAACGGATTGTAAAAATGATCCTGAAAAACGAGAACACCCATCGCGATTATACCCTCAAGGATATGAAATTCGTTACCGTGATAGACGACGGCGGAATTCAGGCAAAAAATCCCATCTCGAAGGCATGCGACGCGATTATGACTATCGACGGTATCAAAATCGTCCGCGACAATAATACTATCATCGATGTTATACAGGGCGTGACGTTTAATCTGAAACGCGAAAGCCCCGCGGATATTCTCGTATCTATCGACCACGACTACGAACTGGTCAAGAAATCCATTATGGAATGGGTCGACAGCTACGACAAAGTGATGAGCTATCTTTCTATTCTGACAAAACCAAACCTGGATAAAACCCCGTTAAGCGAAAGACCTGATACCGCGCTCGCTAATGGTATCTACCAGACCGAATCCAGTTTTAATAACTTCAGGAATATGCTCAGAAACGCCATTATGAACGCCTATGTCACATCGCTGGGAAATCAACTGGCGGTTTTAGCGCAGGTGGGGATCTATACAAAAAAAGCCGGACAGGCGGGTATGAATTCAGATGAATTTGAAAATGTGAAGGCCGGGATATTAAAAGTAGATACGGCAGAACTCGAAGGGGCGTTAAAAACCAAGTTCGATGCCTTAGCAGAATTATTCGGAAACGATACCGACCATGATAATATCAAAGATACGGGGGTCGCGATTGCGGCGAAAAAGGTATTGGATTTCGCGCTTGGCGCCGGGGGATTTATCAAGAATAAGACCCAGAAACAAGTCGATAAAATGAAGGAAAACGAAAAGGAAATTGCGAAAATAAAGATACATCTTGAAGACTACGAGCAGGAATTGCGTATCAAGTACGGAAAAATGAACCAAGCCATCATCCAATCACAAGCCCAGCAAAAATGGATGGAAAATAACTTTAAATAA
- a CDS encoding sugar ABC transporter permease, with product MAENERVKFDVKNIKTMNLKYQREKHIKEAFAAWLFLLPNFLGFLVVTFFPIFATLILSFSEWDGLSYAKPSEITLKFYSDQPAAEDIKIEKGTVLYLNTTKITFRNEIITVPYVVNEDIQIPDNSLQYGLFNVSYLKNWKDPRNVLPDGTLIIQPMIDKIETNYQKYIRPEEVYFDDQNISAMNIRFEQPLGALSISYNGTPQFSGKEIVVTKKTKKAEVIAKGTVILADLSIKTPTKQETKTWTYTLANDLILKKGETNVKGITALTANETGQLAKGPSQVMNNPKNAEGTLLTLKDGVPLPMKVKLAQIPNIGNFGLQLIGFGNFEELIMRDTRFRMYFVNTLFFLLEIPLGMVLSLIMALAMNQPLKGIVVFRVLFFLPVISNIVAIALLWRWILNSDYGFLNEMLRAIGISNPPQWFGDKTWAKVAIIMMDVWKGAGYNMMLYLAGLQGIPHFLYEAADIDGASGWQQFMNITWPLLSPTNFFILIMGVIGGFQAFGSQYVMTSGGPAGSTTTLVYYIYNNAYKWSNMGYATAIAVILFIFVMVITAINMKLTEGNVEY from the coding sequence ATGGCAGAAAACGAGAGAGTAAAATTTGATGTAAAAAACATCAAAACGATGAACCTGAAATACCAGCGGGAAAAGCATATTAAAGAAGCGTTCGCCGCTTGGCTTTTTCTCCTGCCCAACTTTTTAGGTTTTTTGGTAGTTACATTTTTCCCTATTTTCGCGACTTTGATTTTATCATTTTCCGAATGGGACGGTCTTTCTTATGCAAAACCTTCTGAGATAACTCTCAAGTTTTATTCCGATCAGCCCGCGGCTGAGGATATAAAAATTGAGAAGGGTACAGTTTTGTATCTGAATACAACAAAAATTACATTTCGTAATGAAATTATTACGGTACCCTATGTTGTTAACGAAGATATTCAAATCCCGGATAATTCTCTCCAGTACGGGTTGTTTAACGTCAGTTACCTGAAAAACTGGAAAGATCCTCGTAACGTCCTCCCTGACGGTACTTTAATCATTCAGCCGATGATTGATAAAATAGAAACAAATTACCAGAAGTATATTCGCCCTGAAGAAGTCTATTTTGACGATCAGAATATTAGTGCGATGAATATCCGGTTCGAACAGCCCCTAGGCGCACTGAGTATTTCCTATAACGGAACTCCGCAATTCTCCGGTAAGGAAATAGTAGTCACCAAGAAAACAAAAAAAGCGGAAGTTATCGCGAAAGGTACGGTGATTTTAGCCGATTTATCGATTAAAACCCCCACCAAACAGGAAACGAAGACATGGACATATACCCTTGCTAACGATCTGATACTCAAGAAAGGCGAGACCAATGTTAAAGGTATCACTGCTCTTACCGCGAATGAGACCGGTCAGTTGGCAAAAGGTCCTTCACAGGTAATGAACAATCCTAAAAACGCAGAAGGTACTTTATTGACACTGAAAGACGGGGTTCCTCTTCCGATGAAAGTGAAGTTAGCCCAGATACCGAATATCGGAAACTTCGGTCTCCAGTTAATCGGTTTCGGCAACTTCGAAGAACTTATCATGCGGGATACCCGCTTTAGAATGTATTTTGTCAATACATTGTTCTTTTTATTGGAAATACCTCTAGGTATGGTGCTTTCCCTGATTATGGCTCTCGCGATGAACCAGCCGTTAAAAGGTATCGTGGTCTTCCGCGTACTCTTCTTCCTTCCCGTTATTTCGAATATTGTGGCCATCGCGCTTCTATGGAGATGGATTCTCAACTCGGATTACGGTTTCCTGAACGAGATGTTGCGGGCAATAGGAATATCTAACCCGCCGCAATGGTTCGGCGATAAAACATGGGCAAAAGTGGCGATTATTATGATGGACGTATGGAAAGGCGCCGGTTATAACATGATGCTCTATCTTGCCGGTCTCCAGGGTATTCCGCACTTCCTCTATGAAGCCGCGGACATCGACGGCGCATCCGGATGGCAGCAGTTTATGAATATCACATGGCCTCTGCTCTCGCCGACAAATTTCTTCATTCTCATAATGGGTGTTATCGGAGGGTTTCAGGCATTCGGCTCTCAATATGTAATGACCAGCGGAGGTCCGGCAGGGTCTACCACTACTCTAGTGTACTATATTTACAATAATGCTTATAAATGGAGTAATATGGGATACGCAACAGCGATTGCGGTTATCCTGTTTATATTTGTGATGGTTATTACTGCTATCAACATGAAGCTTACAGAAGGGAATGTAGAGTATTAA
- a CDS encoding carbohydrate ABC transporter permease produces the protein MATTYLRKKYQSTGGGQKPTATEEKAAAWNLQQQRRWSRILQNAVAYIILMLVSIFFVMPLFYTVSTALKYETDVFDGKLIPDPVIQPVLYNFFGRSGTEKDLSYDGAFYAGMGSTGQFPPFSVYYFNSFFVGAMITVLQLLTCSLAAYAFSRLSWPGRDKVFLAYLGTMMVPGQVTMIPVFILFKNLGILNSYLALILPGAFSAYGTFMLRQYFLSIPKELEEAAIIDGATKLQILRQIIMPLSKTALSTMAIFTFLYAWNDFMWPLIVVNSESMKTLPIGLQAFQSSYGAQWHLIMAASLIVLIPVIIIFIFGQKYITRGIMMTGMK, from the coding sequence ATGGCAACTACATATTTAAGGAAAAAATATCAATCCACCGGCGGAGGCCAGAAACCCACGGCAACCGAGGAAAAGGCTGCCGCATGGAACCTCCAGCAGCAACGGAGGTGGTCGAGGATTTTACAGAATGCAGTGGCGTACATTATATTGATGCTTGTATCAATATTTTTCGTAATGCCCTTATTCTATACTGTTAGTACCGCATTAAAATATGAGACCGATGTATTCGACGGGAAACTTATCCCCGATCCGGTAATACAGCCGGTATTATATAATTTCTTCGGCAGATCCGGCACGGAAAAAGACCTGTCGTATGACGGGGCTTTCTACGCGGGTATGGGCAGTACGGGGCAGTTCCCCCCCTTCTCCGTCTATTATTTCAACTCGTTTTTCGTAGGCGCGATGATCACCGTACTTCAGTTGCTTACCTGTTCGCTGGCGGCATACGCCTTCTCGCGATTATCATGGCCGGGGAGGGATAAAGTCTTCCTTGCCTATCTGGGTACCATGATGGTGCCCGGGCAGGTTACCATGATCCCGGTATTCATTCTTTTCAAAAATTTAGGCATTCTCAATAGTTATCTCGCGCTGATACTACCCGGAGCGTTTTCCGCATACGGGACATTTATGCTTCGCCAGTACTTCCTCTCTATTCCTAAAGAACTCGAGGAAGCCGCTATTATCGACGGCGCTACTAAACTCCAGATTCTCCGGCAGATCATTATGCCGCTTTCCAAGACCGCGTTATCTACGATGGCGATATTCACCTTCTTATATGCATGGAACGACTTCATGTGGCCTCTCATCGTCGTTAACAGTGAAAGTATGAAAACATTGCCCATCGGGTTGCAGGCGTTCCAGAGCAGTTACGGCGCGCAATGGCATTTGATAATGGCCGCTTCGCTGATTGTGTTGATACCCGTGATCATCATCTTTATATTCGGGCAGAAATACATCACCCGCGGTATTATGATGACCGGTATGAAATAA